A single region of the Oreochromis niloticus isolate F11D_XX linkage group LG19, O_niloticus_UMD_NMBU, whole genome shotgun sequence genome encodes:
- the LOC109196036 gene encoding cathepsin L1 has translation MKLLLVVAAVLAVSSCGRMSLEDMEFHAWKLKFEKSYDSPSEETQRKQIWLNNRKLVLKHNALADQGLKSFRLGMTYFADMENEEYKKLSCLGSFNASLPHRGSTFNGLPKGTVLSDTVDWREQGYVTKVKHQQQCGSCWAFSATGALEGQHFKKTGNLVSLSEQQLVDCTRNYFNQGCDGGWMIPAFKYIKDNGGIQTEESYTYEAKDGRCHYNANFVGAQCSGYGTVKQDEEALKQAVAAIGPISIAVDASHESFQLYQSGVYVEERCSNNHFSHAMLIVGYGAEDGLDYWLVKNSWGLDWGEEGYIKMVRNKSINCGIANKASYPLV, from the exons ATGAAGTTGCTTCtagttgttgctgctgttctgGCTGTATCCAGCTGTGGCCGCATGTCTCTGGAAGACATGGAGTTTCATGCCTGGAAGCTCAAGTTTG AAAAATCCTACGACTCTCCATCAGAGGAGACTCAAAGGAAGCAGATCTGGCTCAACAACCGTAAACTTGTGCTAAAGCACAATGCTTTGGCTGACCAGGGTTTGAAGTCCTTCCGCCTTGGGATGACCTACTTTGCTGATATG GAAAATGAAGAGTACAAAAAGCTGAGCTGTCTTGGCTCCTTCAATGCCTCTCTGCCTCACCGTGGCTCTACCTTCAATGGCCTGCCTAAAGGTACAGTCCTGTCCGACACTGTTGACTGGAGGGAACAGGGATACGTCACTAAAGTCAAGCATCAGCAGCAGTGTGGCTCCTGCTGGGCTTTCAGTGCA ACTGGTGCACTGGAGGGTCAGCACTTCAAGAAGACAGGAAATCTGGTGTCTCTGAGTGAGCAGCAGTTGGTCGATTGCACTCGAAACTATTTCAACCAGGGCTGCGATGGAGGCTGGATGATCCCTGCCTTTAAGTACATCAAAGACAATGGAGGAATTCAAACTGAGGAATCATACACTTATGAAGCTAAG GATGGACGATGCCATTACAACGCAAATTTTGTTGGTGCCCAATGCAGTGGTTACGGTACTGTGAAACAGGATGAAGAAGCTCTGAAGCAAGCAGTGGCCGCCATCGGACCGATATCTATAGCCGTGGATGCTTCTCATGAGTCCTTCCAACTCTACCAATCAG GAGTGTATGTTGAGGAGAGGTGCAGCAACAACCACTTTAGCCATGCTATGCTGATTGTGGGTTATGGTGCTGAAGATGGACTTGACTACTGGCTGGTCAAGAACAG CTGGGGTCTTGACTGGGGAGAGGAGGGATACATTAAGATGGTCAGGAACAAAAGCATCAATTGTGGGATTGCTAATAAAGCAAGCTACCCTCTGGTCTGA